The region aatgagtaATTGTAGGTACATTGTTAGCCTTTGTCCAGAAGGACTGAGGCTAATGGAATCCCTTCTccctaaatactgtacatggattgAGTCAAGAGACTGCTGCAAGAGATTTAGAAGGAGGTGGACTTGCAGTCCAAATTTCTCAAATTGTGAAAAAATGAATTGATGGTATCACAATTTTACcccaaaaaaagtgtaaaatcaTTGACTTTGTGAAACTACTGTATGGTTACCATATTGTCACAGGCAGATGAGAAATCGTTGGTCTCGCCAAGGCCCAGAGCAAGAGTTGAGAATTGTGAATGTGAAAGAAGAATGTGCGAATTGTGACGTGAAAGTGTATTTTAGTTGGCTGACAGGTTGCTCTTTTTTTGCAATACTCTAAAAAATGTGTTGCCTTGTACATTACGTGTTAGttcatgaaaatattaaatactatcAACATCATATACATAAAATCATAAACATAAAACACTATTATATCGGTTTATTAAAATACTCTAAGACATGTTTACGGTGCAAAAGGGCCGCTTTCATGTCcgtgaaaagttttttttgcctCATTCTAAAATCCAGACAATGACGGCAAAATGACTCTACACACATTGAaacttttgtctgttttgtgatgtaaattggaggttgtacACATTACCGTGTACATGGTAGTTTCTTTGTGGTTTGAAATCTACTCATCATTCCTGATTCATTATAACCCCAAAATGTTGCAGGTCCCCCTTAATACTCAGAAGTGGAGTGAGGGGGTTGTGACTCACAGATATGTGGGGGTATGTTTAACCTCTCTTGCAAAACTATACTTAAAGTCGTGCATCAAGAAACTAGAGTCTCTTCATAATAAATGAGATACAGGCCTTTTGGTCTCTTCTCTTCTTTAACATATTTTTTCTCCCACACTCTAATTATCTTTGGATTGATTTATCACTTCAATTAAAGTAATATCTAATTTTGtttcagtatttatttattatgcaACCTTTGAAGGAATAATTAGAAGTGATGGGCAAAAGATACTtttttttgacaatttcaggagCATTTGCTGAGATCGGTAAACTCACCATTTCAAATGACATGAACTCTGATGGAAAGAAACATCATCAGAATTTCCAGGCACTGGATTTGTATTAAGACTATCAGATGTATTACCTCTCTTATAGAAACATCAGTAAAGAGATCCTGCATCACATGGCAACCATGTTCCACTGGTATCCTGCCCTAGTACTGGAAATCCCCTGTATCTGCTGGTTTTCGTTTCATCTGATTTGATTCTCATTGGTActaattcatttttcattaatcCACATGATTGTTTGAGCAGGTGCAGATGGGAATACTCAATAGTGTTGCAAACACGCCCACAATAAAAGTTATTTTCCCCTTCTACAGAGGTATAGTTAGTTTCATTTCAGGCAGAGCACCTGAATGAGGGTAGTCCTGAAACTGACTAAATGGTACAGGGTTAATACTATTCACAGATATTATCTTCAACACTTTTACAGTTgcctgatttttttatttaaaaaatgcccccaaattaatatatttatcctgtgattaagaaaaaaaaactagaggACACAGTGTCTAAGGTGTCTAAGGTGTTTCTGAAACAAcagtaagaaaaagaaagaaaactataTTCCTCTCTAGAGCTCTGGACACTCTGAAAGGCCAACTATTACATAAGAGATGGAAGCAGTGCAGATATgggaaagtaaaaaatacaaaaaggaaatgaacactaaAACGTTAGAATTGGTAGTTCTCAGAACCATAGACAGGAGTCAGCATTTTAGCAGATAAGAGGGCATAAAAAGAGGGCATGAACTGTAATACATCCTTAGTCCTGGAGGGTTTTCTTCCCAGTTGCCTTCAGCCATGAGTGAAGGTGCTACAAGCTGAAAAGAAGTCTTCATGGATGATTAACTCTTTCTGCTTCATGAAAGAGTTTGTGTTTTAGCCAAGAAAGCACAAGGCTTGCTGTCAAATCTGCTGAGATTGAACCTACTTGACGcatggtacatacagtacttcccaCATTGCCTGGGGCTGGAACACTGAGGCCTTGAAATGCAGATAGGGAACACTGTTTTAATTGGAGCCCCAGGCTCTCAGTTATGCCAGTTCACCTGCAGTCCCACTGTGGCGCTGCACATCTCGGTTAGCCTCCGCCTTGGCAATTCAGATAAGCTTTAAAAGTCAAATGTATgatgcatatttaaaaataaaatagaatgaaaaacaaagataaaGATATGCTCAAGGTGGAGGAAGGGTTAATGGGGGAGATGAGAGTAGCTGTTGGTATCTTGAAAAATTTGCATCCATTCCACATGATGTTTTTCTTCTCCAAGTAAGGCATAAGCATGTATTGATTAATGCATAAGGCAAACCTCTCAGATACACTTggtttttaaagatagaaaatgCTTGGGATGCTGACTAGGTAGTGCAAGACAAACCGTTTGTGTGACATGAGCAGATAGAAAAGAACTGAGCAAGAAAGACTGTCTTGTCATCTGCATGGAATACTCCCTTTATAACAAAATTCTGGACTAAGAGATGACCTATTGAATGCAGACAAAGGCTTTTTTCTAAAACAGTTCTCattcaaatattttacatttgttttgatgTAGCTATATGTAAGCATGTCAAGAGCATATATTTCTACAATCATTTctcattaatttatatttaagtaATGGTTTTTGATGTTCATAGTTTTAATTGTTAGTTAAATAATTAACCTAATTGTTTAAGGTTatagttttaatattttaatagttGCAAATGTGTTGGACAGTTTTGTTACAGTGTGTCTGTAACTCTTGGAAGCTCAGAGTTCTTTGTGTTTTGAACTCTGGCCATCCCTCGTATTGTTCTGAGCTTTGGATAGGGATTGTGGTCTGTGTTGTTAACTTGATTGTTGATGGTGTAATTTGATTGCTGGATGTAATTATCAAGATTATTTCTGGGCTGCGATCCTAAAGACCCCACCCACGACTTGAAATCATTTGTTTTCctctttgaattttttttacagACAATTGTTTTTACCATAGATATACTGcaagtatatatacatactgtatatggtaaaaACGTGAAGATGCAAAGAGTATAACAGTTGAAGAATTGGTTTGCATAAAACGATGAGAACATGAAAAGGTTGTTCAGTAAGAACTTACAGTACCAAATGTAAATAACAGCAATATTGTATACAGAATATGTCCACAAAGAATTCAGATAACTGAACGTCATTCCTCTTTTCAGATAAAAAAGCTGCCACATTGAATCTGTTTCCAGGGTAACCAGCAGATGGAAATGTTGAGTCAATTTTAAATGAAGATCATAATCCAGGCAGATTCCAGAATTACTGcgcatttatttaaataaaacaaactccTTGTTACTTTTTAATATCAGATACAAGATACAAGTTCCCCaatcaaagaaaagaaatcctgTATAATAAAGTTATTTTGAGAGCAGCTGAAACTCTTTAATCTGCATTGAAATTTCTTATTTACAGTTTGAAAAATACCCTTTCTGCCTGTTGAGTTAAAAGTTGATTAAAAGAGAAGTAGAAGTAGAAAACAGGATAGTATCACCTTAATGTGtattaaacaaatacaaatatttaaatgacaATTTCTCCAGCATTATTGGGAAACAGTGTAGGCTCGAGCATGTAAAAATAACGACAGAATTCGTTATTTTATTCGTGTCACTACAGAAACCTTGAAGAAGGCTATGGGATTGAATCTTAAAGCTGGTGAAAAGCAgatgtttcatatttttttcaatgtggGATTCTAGAAAATGTGTGAAGATAGTATAGAGTAGTGCTAAAACTGCCATTTTACCTCTGAGAAAAGTAATTTTAAGGAAATTACACCAATTGCatgcttaaaaatgaaattctacagtttttcattttaaaaaagatcatTTGACTTATCTAGATAACTAAAATACTAAATATCTCTTTCATTGCTTTGTTTTGACCAGTTGAATTAAGAAGTTACAAATGGTGAGGTATGTTAtgagctgcaaaacaacaactttccagtatgtatttttaaatagattaattttacttattttaattaatttaatgcaCAACTGATGTGATTGTTTTGATTAGCACTTTTTAAAGACTCAAAGCATTGAATATCATAAGATTAACTACATAATTTTAACTATACTTATATACCATATATTTAATAATGGAGattaacaaaacagaaaaatagatttgattttcagattttgattttgttttaaaagatttcAACATAATTTATAAGAGTTATTCTGAACCTGCATGAGGATAAACAGGAACAAAATGCACACATAACACTCACAAACTCATCCTGAACTTGATTCAAAATCTTAACCTGTATTTAAACTGAACATCCCTGGTTGGTTGCATGGTTCCAAACCCCCAACGTGTGGGATCGATGGAGGGGATTTCTTCTTCTGGGTTCTTGAGCTCAAAATCAAagtacattaacattaaaaagacaaactgcTTGAGCTCGTTTGTTGCAAAGAAACGGCCTGGACACATTGACACCCCAGCACCCCAGGGCATATTATAATATTTCACCTTCTTACCATTCTTATAAAAGTCTGTCTTTTTGGTCCCTTCTGGTGTGAGGAATCGATCATATTTAAAGGTCTGTGGGTCAGGGTGAATAGAAGGGTCCATCTGAATAGCAGTACGTGGAAACAGTGCAACTCTGTCCCCTTCTCGGAGGTTGTATTCTCTACCATCGGCCAGCTTGAGGGTCATATCCTGCAGAACAGCTCTGGTTAGGATAGGAGCAGCTGTGAGACGGAGGGACTCCTCCACTGCACTGTCCAACACAGGGGTCTTCAGAAGCATGTCTCTTGTGAGATTGATAAGCGGCCCCCCACGTTTTACCTCTTGTCCTGTTTCCTTCAAGACCTCTTCCACTTCCTTTCGGATTGCCTTCATTGCGTCAGGATGCTTCATGAGGAACAGAAGCAGCCAGAAAGCAGCAGGGCCGGTGTTGCCTTGAGAAGCCCAGAGCAGCAAAAACATATATCTGTCCAGCATGGACTCTTTCATTCCATTTTCAGCTCTCTCTTGCTGCTGTTCTGAAATCCAGCCACTAATATTTTCCTTTTGATTCACATTCTGTACAGACAAAATGCTACTGAACAACCGTTTTAGTCTTTCTGCTTCCATTTTCTCTTTTGGTGGCAACACTCCATAGGCCAACTTAGGGAACAGTTTGTCATATTTTCTGAACTCATAAAATAGTTCATCAGATTGAATGCGGTCtttctcctttgctttttccaAGCTGCCTGCAGACTTCACTGGTTCATTGCCAAAAAGGGCAAGGTAACCAGCCCTGAACACAATATTGTAGCTAAAGTTAAAAAGTCCATCTTCTTTCCACTCATTCTCATCTTTTGCTGTACCCACACTGTGTAGCATCAGGTTCTGAAGGTTGCTCATCATGGCCTGGGTCATGACTACCAAACCGTCCCCCATCAGATACTTGTTGCTAGAAGCTTGTAGAAGTTTGTGGTCATCATCTAGGGGATGGTAACCAAAGACCCTTGCCACCAGTTGTTGTGCAAACTTGGTAAAATCCAGCTTTGTTCGTGCCTCCTTTACCACTGTTCCGAAAGACAATGGATCCATTAAGAAATGGAAATAGAAGCCAGCTAACTGCACTGTGAACATATCTCCATGCTTCTCCTTCATTTTCTGAAGGAACTTAGCTGTGTCCCTGCGGAAGTCTAGGACATGACCGAGCCAAGGTATGGGACCTCGGTCTAGCGGGGGTTCTCCAGGGCGTCTTCTGCGAAATGCGCCCAGGAGATAAAGTCCACCGAGAATAGAAACCAGCACTGAAAGAAGAACCGAGAGTAAAAAGCTCATTTTGCCAGACTGTCCCACAGAGCTGCAATGAGTAAAAGCACCACTTGCTCTGAATATAAAAGGAAATTCTTGCTCCTCCTCCTGACTGCAATATGCTGAAGCTGAGATCATTGCATAATCAAAAGTAATGGGAAACCTCAGCATTTAACTCTTTTATTGCCTTGTAGTTGTTGAGTTCACATTTCATCAGTATAAGGAGAGCAGCATAACTGAAATTCTTTACTAACACTAGAAAATATCTGACATCTCCTTTCAAAGGTGTTTTGAAAACATCATGTTCTTGACTCTAAGTCTGCAGTACTACATTTTTTACAATGtactttttataaatgttttacccatattaatgtaaacattttacatCAATTCTAGAAGTTTCCAAGGAGAGGTATCtcgattttttaaaatgtgctaaTATTATGTGATATACACATAATATTAATTTGTGATTAATAATAACAGGCAACATTACCTTAATATATAATAACATTATTTATCAAGATAATAATGAGCTTATCATCTTTCCAGTGGAAAGCATCCTTGGCTATGTATGAGAAAAACAGTATTTGaattcctctctctcttttttcgaTTGTAACTGAAATATCATATAGGACGGGAATTATATGGGCCATGAATTCATGAATTCATAGCCcagaaatatttagtttttaaaaaaataaaatgtattactatGATATATACTTATCCCTATGTAAGCACAGCATTACAACAGTTTCATTACACTCACCATCTCTTATCACACAATGAAAAAAACTCACTAGGGTTCAGTTAAAACTGAAAATCGTGTATCCATGTGTACACTGGAAGTGTTTATTCAACTGGGACTTGAAAGGATCTTTGTCCTCTACtgcaaaataatataaatgtaacaGGCAGGGTTTTTGTGTTGGTGTGTTAGTATTCATTTAGTGCACTGATTTTTTCATTCTAAGTTTCaaaatgagaacaaaaaaaatacacttcaaAAATAACCATTGATGTCCTGGAGAACTACTGAAGTGTTCTGTGAGTGCTCATGAAACAGCCAGATGAGGCTGGAAAAAGCTAAAGCCTCATTTGACAATTAAATCCATTGACTGAATgcttatgtttgtttttcacttctaGCATTAGGTTTCAACACTTATTTTCACGGTGTTCCCTCTTTCGTTTCCACtcaatttttttctaaatctttCTAGATTCCagatctgattttatttttaaagcattgcCTCCCACATCACCAAATCAGGTCTCATACCACATCcaggtggatactgcacattggtggtggtggacggGAGTCCccgcattacctgtaaaactcttcgagtggggtgtccagaaaagtgctacagatgcagccattcaaagtgtgcggtacagacacgtaccgcaggtaagatgacacggggtaccgcggtgcgtgattggttgaccgacaggggcactcgtggtccgttggtctgtcgtagaaagacttactgtaaacgtctttactgtgcccgttgtagatattgaattttaccactgaagggaaatcttagtagctgagcataaaaagaataggagcatactgtaacgcgtatgaaggccataaacgatattaattttggaacgtaaacatacagtatatagctggtctcggtactttaaagaaaaaaatacacaccagtattccatttctccctaaacattgtaagcttcgaagtctttaactaacgtgataccggagtcaacaagcatacttttagaatttgattaaaagggaatataatatggaatcgcgtatctcaagaaattaataacgatataattatattcatgttgcaaaagaactgcaacggacataaaaactcccttgcatggtttcattacgaccagaatcggtcttgagatatttttaacttgatttacagtatttgagaggtatgtcttaacaccgatactacagtgcttaagtactgctcacgtatatgtttctaggtttatattatgcatttcatggcgctgaaatatgtgtgacgcagtggtggcctggctcggtgaggtgccctggcgccatatatttcatggatattatggaatataatggatggatatcttagttatctttctagttcacaggtttgcatgcataatttaattttgaaagccactgagacatcaggtactactgttgtatttatgaaaaagaaacaaaacaaaaaacatactaacaactgtgccatcctactccttagttaatacattttattattcataaacagttaacattgttagcaaaatattttgaattatatttaaccctactttttctttagttttgtatttaacatattatatgatagtcagacttaatgtatatttgaacaatgaaaatatatttttacaagattttacattaagcacttaaaattaatatggttaataatagtaaactgtaacatgctgtagcaagatcggttaaactgcgaagaaaatgctttcagagaaaatatttcaggtgtgaagaacatagatctccaatgcaatttcaaccaaacctgttcccacacaccctgcccccactaccattagaatatacgcaaacattttagcgtttcattctgagcagaagaccctcacacctgaagagtgctggctgtgacgaattaaaccggttttacaggtttcaatcacagaccatgtgacatgggactcagtaaactaaaacacagcgccactggatttgataatacctaaccaaaatccgcaatatggaaacagaacctgtgtaattgttgatagatgatgtactcgtaacattttttcaagacgaactacaacatttaaaaaatgacttgtatgtacttgatatctctaatcaatccacgggttccagcacaaaacgaaagtaaaacgcataccgtttcgcgcttcttattagttgctcaaaagtaacttgaccgtatgaaatgcataatataaacctagaaacatatacgtgagaagtacttaagcactgtagtatcggtgttaagacatacctctcaaatactgtaaatcaagttaaaaatatctcaagaccgattctggtcgtaatgaaaccatgcaagggagtttttatgtccgttgcagttcttttgcaacatgaatataattatatcgttattaatttcttgagatacgcgattccatattatattcccttttaatcaaattctaaaagtatgcttgttgactctggtatcacgttagttaaagacttcgaagcttacaatgtttagggagaaatggaatactggtgtgtatttttttctttaaagtaccgagaccagccatatactgtatgtttatgttaagatttcccttcagtggtaaaattagatatgaatattcaatacttaaacgggcacagttaagacattaaatatacatatacatatatgtatacagtacagtttgcatacggtaatatgtttatgttacgcgattaaaaaataaataaataaaactgaaaggtccggcaccagctggattcgaacacacaacctgccagttggtagtcacgcacctagaccagtaggctacaacacagcttgcatgaacaggcaggcgaaacggccctacacagccctgccgcagtacaaggatataatcataccgttattaaattcttgagatacgcgattccatagtatattcccttttaatcaaattctaaaagtatgcttgttgactccggtatcacgttagttaaagacttcgaagcttacaatgtttagggagaaatggaatactggtgtgtatttttttcttttcatggtaggtgtcgcattttaaatcattttcgtagttagaaattatgaaacgccctgttaaaagcaaggaagtttttatgcccgttgaagtaaaacaaaatgcctgacaaagtatggcttggacagattccaagtgcttgtacaaatgtgctaaagaaattatactttgagtatacagcttgtccaaagtcatccattattaatactattagtaatatcttcagtaaaggctttgatgcataaatatttctgataaaggtaggttgtgtacttttgtccaactgagcaatcttgctttcataaaatataccaacattttaatgactgatgattaacatgctgtaatacacagttcaaaattaaaggctcaaatgctgtacatgagaggttaagctccccctggcggttttacaaggcgacgctggatagttagtcacgtgacacacgtggaCCGcatgataccccggtgggcgtgtcgcggtatgccgcgaaatacctcacccattttgaatggctgcatctgtataagttAAGTTAAGCTATAAGTTAAGTAAAAGTGCCATATAAGttaaacaaattattaattattcattataattatCCTGACTCTTAACCGCAATAACCTTTTAATATTCTTAATCCAAGTCATTTCGCCTCTTTAAAAACCCCAAAGCCCTCTGAGAAGT is a window of Lepisosteus oculatus isolate fLepOcu1 chromosome 6, fLepOcu1.hap2, whole genome shotgun sequence DNA encoding:
- the LOC102694619 gene encoding 5-beta-cholestane-3-alpha,7-alpha-diol 12-alpha-hydroxylase-like; this translates as MSFLLSVLLSVLVSILGGLYLLGAFRRRRPGEPPLDRGPIPWLGHVLDFRRDTAKFLQKMKEKHGDMFTVQLAGFYFHFLMDPLSFGTVVKEARTKLDFTKFAQQLVARVFGYHPLDDDHKLLQASSNKYLMGDGLVVMTQAMMSNLQNLMLHSVGTAKDENEWKEDGLFNFSYNIVFRAGYLALFGNEPVKSAGSLEKAKEKDRIQSDELFYEFRKYDKLFPKLAYGVLPPKEKMEAERLKRLFSSILSVQNVNQKENISGWISEQQQERAENGMKESMLDRYMFLLLWASQGNTGPAAFWLLLFLMKHPDAMKAIRKEVEEVLKETGQEVKRGGPLINLTRDMLLKTPVLDSAVEESLRLTAAPILTRAVLQDMTLKLADGREYNLREGDRVALFPRTAIQMDPSIHPDPQTFKYDRFLTPEGTKKTDFYKNGKKVKYYNMPWGAGVSMCPGRFFATNELKQFVFLMLMYFDFELKNPEEEIPSIDPTRWGFGTMQPTRDVQFKYRLRF